A region from the Benincasa hispida cultivar B227 chromosome 12, ASM972705v1, whole genome shotgun sequence genome encodes:
- the LOC120067852 gene encoding uncharacterized protein At4g00950-like, with translation MPRKLNPFHLSLLLSPFYTNTKISQDKEKLIMECKTHQTEQNPSVSILPLLSIPHLPIMDSPERSGTLTPPIYAAVSIPFRWEEEPGKPRFSSATVASASAAASPSLELPPRLLLIDKVPRSECCSSFRMMGSSSFSPDEKSSLFMKKGGWFGSWRKRGLNLRGKREQIGIGGLVFPSMELEESLSSKVEASRLRRNGSFSSLMSTHIRPHFWESVCEGLKHMVPSWRSKRLKRET, from the exons ATGCCAAGAAAACTCAACCCTTTTCATCTATCTCTTTTGCTTTCTCCCTTTTACACAAATACTAAAATTTCTCAAGACAAAGAGAAGTTAATTATGGAGTGTAAAACACACCAAACAGAGCAAAATCCTTCAGTTTCAATTCTACCACTTCTCTCAATCCCACACTTACCAATAATGGACTCACCAGAACGCTCAGGGACGCTAACTCCACCCATCTACGCCGCCGTCTCGATCCCCTTTCGGTGGGAAGAAGAGCCAGGCAAGCCTAGGTTCAGTTCTGCCACCGTCGCCTCCGCCTCCGCCGCCGCCTCTCCGAGCCTGGAGTTGCCTCCAAGGCTTTTGTTAATAGACAAAGTGCCAAGATCTGAGTGTTGTTCTTCCTTTAGAATGATGGGATCTTCTTCTTTTAGTCCTGACGAGAAGAGTTCTTTGTTTATGAAGAAAGGAGGATGGTTTGGTTCATGGAGAAAAAGGGGTTTGAATTTGAGGGGGAAGAGAGAACAAATTGGCATTGGAGGGCTTGTGTTTCCATCCATGGAATTGGAAGAGAGTTTAAGTTCAAAAGTGGAGGCTTCAAGGCTTAGAAGGAATGGGAGTTTTTCAAGCTTAATGAGTACTCATATTAGGCCTCATTTTTGG GAAAGTGTATGCGAAGGTTTAAAGCATATGGTTCCATCATGGAGAAGCAAAAGGCTGAAGAGAGAGACTTAG